Proteins from a single region of Raphanus sativus cultivar WK10039 unplaced genomic scaffold, ASM80110v3 Scaffold1164, whole genome shotgun sequence:
- the LOC130503831 gene encoding uncharacterized protein LOC130503831, whose product MALSFDLYFRCGGYWSNKDEYHGGEVHEAGRRVADGFTLQSILTLVEYIGYEDNMNQVSWFPPETPEKKEDITDDVIMKKVVHYSIGSGAMMLFIVREDDPYMGRHRNMRGSLNDAEDEDDIGNESANEDNTVNDSSSSDFETEERGGVIEQDDAFGVSDSEAGDSVVDDNPTIFMLGQQFSNIAAFKTAITKYAVRKRRDIKFDKSDGKRVVAICSEKKCPWRISGSINSSSTRVVVRAYQEEHNCTWQGKVFLLTNSRIADIYIEEFRINPNISATQLQQKLQRRNINVSETICERTRLKCLQQFDDEQAQSFARLFDYVEELKSTNPGSTVECEALKDGWKGSCRKIIHIDGTFLKWRMNGMLLVACGRDPNEQTFPIAWAIVEVENKDNWLWFFEHLVEDLGLGLGNGLTLASDQQKGLILAVQDVLPYAEHRMCARHVYSNWKKKYGGAVFEDLFWGAADAYYMARFEKKMEELKKISVAAYDDLKISLSCPWSRAFFTEYSSSVLLRTT is encoded by the exons ATGGCGTTGAG CTTTGATCTCTATTTTCGTTGTGGTGGATATTGGAGCAACAAAGACGAATATCATGGAGGGGAAGTTCATGAAGCCGGTAGAAGAGTAGCTGATGGCTTTACCTTGCAGTCGATTCTTACACTTGTGGAATACATAGGCTATGAAGATAACATGAACCAAGTATCATGGTTTCCACCTGAAACTCCTGAGAAAAAAGAAGACATTACTGATGATGTGATAATGAAAAAAGTGGTTCACTATTCAATTGGATCTGGAGCAATGATGTTGTTTATCGTCAGAGAAGATGATCCTTATATGGGTAGGCATCGTAATATGAGAGGCTCGTTGAATGATGCTGAGGATGAAGATGATATCGGGAATGAGAGTGCTAATGAGGATAATACGGTGAATGACTCTTCTAGTAGTGATTTTGAGACTGAGGAGAGAGGTGGCGTGATAGAGCAGGACGATGCTTTTGGTGTTAGTGATAGTGAAGCTGGTGATTCGGTAGTTGATGATAATCCAACAATATTTATGTTGGGGCAACAATTTTCGAACATAGCAGCTTTCAAAACTGCTATAACGAAATATGCTGTGAGGAAGAGAAGGGATATCAAGTTTGATAAGTCTGATGGTAAGCGTGTTGTGGCAATTTGTTCGGAAAAAAAATGTCCGTGGAGGATCTCAGGTTCTATAAATAGCAGCAGCACTAGAGTTGTAGTCAGAGCATACCAAGAGGAACACAACTGCACATGGCAGGGTAAAGTGTTTTTGCTGACAAATAGTAGGATTGCAGATATCTATATTGAGGAATTCAGAATTAATCCCAATATCTCAGCTACTCAGTTACAGCAAAAGCTTCAAAGGCGCAACATTAATGTGTCAGAAACAATTTGTGAAAGGACAAGGCTGAAATGCTTGCAGCAGTTTGATGATGAGCAAGCTCAGTCATTTGCAAGGTTGTTTGACTATGTGGAGGAGTTGAAAAGCACAAATCCTGGATCTACAGTTGAATGTGAG GCGCTTAAAGATGGGTGGAAAGGTTCTTGTAGGAAGATTATTCACATCGATGGTACATTTCTGAAGTGGAGAATGAATGGAATGTTATTAGTTGCTTGTGGAAGGGATCCTAACGAGCAGACTTTTCCTATCGCATGGGCCATTGTGGAGGTTGAAAATAAAGATAACTGGTTATGGTTTTTTGAGCATTTGGTCGAGGATCTAGGCCTAGGACTTGGTAATGGTTTAACTCTAGCAAGTGACCAACAAAAAGGTCTTATATTAGCTGTTCAAGATGTGCTGCCATATGCTGAGCATAGGATGTGTGCTCGGCATGTCTACTCTAATTGGAAAAAGAAATATGGTGGAGCTGTGTTTGAAGATCTATTCTGGGGTGCTGCTGATGCTTACTATATGGCACGTTTTGAGAAGAAAATGGAAGAGCTGAAGAAGATTTCAGTCGCTGCATATGATGATTTGAAGATTTCTCTGTCTTGCCCGTGGTCAAGAGCATTTTTCACAGAATACTCATCTTCTGTGCTGTTGAGAACAACTTAG